The Malus sylvestris chromosome 14, drMalSylv7.2, whole genome shotgun sequence genome segment ACACAGAAGGGTGTTTCAGCGTCAAGTTATCTTTATGTCTAGGTTTAGAGTTTTCCGCTGTCTAAATTAATGCAGGACATGGATTCCCATGCTGAAACTGCTTGAATGTCCAACTATTCAGGGGAAGAGATATCCTATACTCCATAGATTTCTATATGAAGACTTTAGTACCggagaaagttgaggttccaccataaaaccaattggcaatatggtgAGTAGACCAACCTCTTACACATGCAAGGTCCCTTCTGTCATCAATATGACATTCATTCTCAACAAGTACGGCATCTCATGCATGATATTTATCGACTGACATAGGAAGGAAGTCTGTCTTTtgtaacagaaaaaaaaaaaaaaaaaaaacaaaaaagcgaGAAAGAAGTATGTATCTCCCAGTaatgaaaaaaacaaagaaagcgGAATTGCAGAAACTGAAATGTTGTTCTCACCATTGTAGTGACAACGGCAGTGATTCACATTCCCATTGCACAACTCTAAGTGACCAATGACACCATACCACCAACCTAAAATACATAAGAATCCAAATTATTGCCAAATTCCTTCCAAAAGTAATGGAAAATATAGAGACATTTGAAGGTGGGATTTACAAACACACCATAAGGAAATTCATTGTTTCTTCTCCACTGGATCTCAATATGATCACCGGGTTTTAAGTCATGTAAACAATCAGAAACATGAAGTTTGTAAGGAGGAGTATCAACTGGAGCCGCTCTTAGTCTATCCCATGGTATATTTTCCTCTACTACCCTCCGCCCATAAGGTGAATACCTGCAATGTACATTTTTGAATTCAAGAGAGGACCGTTCAGAAATAAGCCTTTCCAGAATCGAACTTTATATATGAATACGCGCATATAAAGCAGACTGCTACTCTACCTTGCTTGAAATGTGTTTGTCCGCGAATCATAGCGCAGTTGTGCATCATAACAAGACAGCAGAAACCCTAGATTACCATGCTGCAGTaaaagacacacacacacatacacacacacacacacacatatatatatatatatatatgtatatatatatatataaggtgtTCATTGAATTGTCAAGCaagaaaacaacaaacaaacaaaaaaattgtacaGACTATAAATTAGCAGAGATATACTACTGATAATATTTGCGGCAATACCTCGCGGTTGTAGACCTGAGCCGGGAACCAGAACTTGCCACTTTCAAGAGAGAGATACAGAGACATGATCGAATGGACGGGTAAACTATGACTACTACCCTTCACTTTACAATTACACACACAAGTTACTGATTGTGGCAGAGTAGTCCATGTGGAAGGCAAAATGATAGCCGCAAGGGACTCCATTAAACCTTTTTTCCTGGTCTTAAGACAGTAATGTCTGGTTCTATTTCTTGAGGCCACATGCAGTTGCCATTGTCTGTAAGCAGCAGGCCCAATAAGTGTACCCCATTTGTGCTTCATATGGTTGTCCCACAAGTGATCACTTTTGCAGCTCTCCCTTAGAGAAGAACAAACTGCTGCCATGGAGAACAACCCAGATGGGGGAAGCTTCTCAAGAATGCAGCCCAAGGCCAAGTCGGGCAAATCCAGGAGAGAGAGACtagtttctctctcctctctctgccCCTCCACATTTGAACCAGAAGTCACCATCTTTTTTAATTTGGAGGTGATGGGTTGGAGTGAAATCCAGTTTTTCTGGAGAAAACTTGAAGATCCACTCCAAAACTTGAGTGAGATTAATCTGAGGTTATTCTCCCATGTCTGTAACATTGGTTTGTGGTGAGTGAAGGACTTGGAAAGGAGGATGAAAGAGACAAAAGAAATAAGGAGGTAAAGCATTGGATGGAGTGAGCGAGTGAAACTTCAAATTTTTAAGTGATTGATTGGAGTTTGGCAAGCCTTGAGTGAATGCAAATATATAATGTATGAGATGAGAGGAGAGAGGGGGAAAATGAAAGCTAttaatttactttgtttttcattttatttgacAAAGAAAGATGAACCAATGGCAGTTTAAATATTGAGAATGTAGTAGGAGAAATGCTAAGTAGACTCTCAAAATGGTACTCTTCATTGACTCTATGTCACCTCACATTTTAACGTCAATTAAtgtgtcaatattataaaatctTGTGTAAAAAACATGAGGTTGCAAAGAGTCCACGGAAGTAGATAGATCTATCAAGGACCAGCTCTTCAATCTTCAGAAAATCCCATATGCAAATTTCTCAGTGTtaacaataacatgttatagagagagagagagagagagaggtcatAATCTTTGAAATTAGGTGAATTAACACAAAGCCTAACAATGATAATGGTAGGTGTAGGTACAACTAGATACGAATTAGGTGAATTAACACCAAGCTTACCCTTCAAACTGGCAACTAATAAACAAGAGACATATCAAAGTTTGTACCAAAAGATTTGATTATTCATCAACATGCGATCGTTCCacactcttattttcttttgtacATCTCTGTTTGCTTCTCTCTTTAAATTCTCATTTATTTATTCTATCTAAAAGCCACAAATAAGTAAGGGCAGACAAAAAAAAGGGTATGCATAAATCACTTGAAATCCCTTCAAGAAGTAAATAAATCTTACTCAAGCATTGTACGAACCTCCCTCGAGTGATAGAAGttatatgtataaaaaaaattaggaataaAAGGACTATTAAGTCTTAGAAAAATGTCCAAATTAACTACTTTTCGACCAAATGGTATATTGTCTTGATGGTTAATTcggactttttatttttaagttattgGGCTCAAATATTTACTCATTCTTTAATGTAGATTAGTTTAAAATATCGCTTGTAATATTATTAGTTTTCGAAATTTAGCATTGGGGTTAAAACTTGAAAGCAATTTGGTGGCACTTTTTGGTGGGTGTCAAAGTGAATGTCACAAGACAAAACAATATGAAGCTCCCGATCCCCAACACCACCAGATCATCTGCCTAACTCCCGCCCAACTCCAACACCTCCGGACCACAATAACCATGCACGCAGCATAAATTTTGCCGAAATCCTCCCTCTTCCCCCAAAATAAAGAAAGGGGACGTGACGTTTTATGACTTTGTTAAATTCTTATTTGTGAATATATAATTCACCATATAGATATAAATGCATGGGATTATCAGCTATGCCTTGTCCTTCTTGTTGGCTCTGATGCTTCcaatatatctctctctcttctctctctcctctctcctctctcctctctcctttccttATATTCATGCCATGACTACAATGGAAGAGGATTTTTTTCCGGATTATCTTTGTGAAAATTCTAAGAATTAATTCATTTTGGCTGTTCATAGTATATCGTGAAGTCAGattttgttaggtactatttatggtcaattttaaataaaaaattaaaaatgatttaTGAGCACAGAAAAACTGATGAACAGATCCCTACAATCCTCAAAAAGAGAATCCAAACAAGATCCTATTATAGATACAACTACACTTCCCCCTCTTTTTCtccatttattttgtatgtattgaTAAAGACAATATTGATACCCTATGATGTTTACTAGGTAACTTAAGATACATCATTTATGCTCAAATTCCTAACGTCATACGTTTTCTAAGGTACAAGTCCCTTTTGACTTATTCGCTTTAAACGGTCATTTTTATGCCAATTTGCTTCCTATTTTGTCCACTACTTAGAAGGATtattctattattttatttgcaaTTGTATCTAGACGTTACGTTACGTCTATCAAAAATTAACTTTGTCACACTGTAATCTTTCAAATAAGCAGGAGCCATGTCTTTTACCAAACAGtttaacaattcaaaactttTTAATAAAGCAAAAGCTGACCCCAAAACTCAGCTCCATGCTAGCACGAAGTGTTTTTTTATATAAGGGGGAGAAATCTCATATCAATTAGATGTTCTACATATTACTGTTTGACCACTGATTTGTATGCAAAGGAAATATCCGTTGATACGTCTATATTTTAACTTCTACGGAAatatttgtttttaagttttcataaaaggtctgatatttctcttcatttgtaagtgagagatattAGATTCAATTCTagtcaaaggcgaatttgaatcatattattgctagtttattgtgaggctaagctcaaccccctcctcccctttttagtgtagataatatattttgttcaaaaaaataagtatttgtttggaagtgcttttaaaatgactgaaagcgcttttggtgaaaatgtttttagaaccaatccttagtaaaaatgcaagtaaattctggaaaagtacttaaagtgcttcctagaAGAATCACATAACTGATtcttcttgcagaaagcactttaagtgcttttggaaccaaaaatcattttctctaaaagcgcttttagtcattttaaaagcacatccaaacaagtctgttgagttttggtttcaatatttgttgtatatttcattatgaagattacaagagagtgaaggcaactcttatagagagccaaaagaaagctacaatagattgtaggataactatacaaacacaatccctaaaatctgccctaacaagtggaaaagcaaaaaccaaattacaagtaaagaagcttttacaagcaactaagaaaggttgatgtaaggtgaatgacaagctatggaaagtgattGGTGAATGACAAGTTATAGTgaggatgacaactcatacatacaacTCATCTATACAAACCGGTTccaatacaccccctcaagctggatcaaggggattgattgatccaagcttgcacaACAAACGCTGAAACTGAGTAGAGTCTAGTGCTTTTGTGAATAAATCAGCAAGTTGATCATGGCTGTGTGTGAACATGGTGTCTATCACCTTGGATTTTACTTGAGCACGAATATAATGGCAgtcaacttcaatatgtttggtcCTTTCATGGAATACTGGATTGGAGGCAATGTGCATGGCAGCTTGGTTATCATAATACAGGGACATAGGTGCCATGCTTGTGAATCCGAGCTCGGAAAGAAGACTTTTCAACCATATGAGTTCACAGGTTGTTACTGCCATAGCCCTATACTCAGCTTCGGCACTAGATCAAGCAATAAcagtttgtttcttgctcttccaagtgACAAGGTTCCCTCCAACAAATGTGCAAAAACCTGTTGTGGATTTTCGATCAAGGGCATTTCCAGCCCAGTCAGCATCTGTGTAGGCCAAGATGTGATTTGATCCATTGTTCTTCATAATTATCCCCCTTCCTACTGAGCCCTTGAGATATCAAAGTATTCTCTTGACGATTTCCCAGTGAACTAGTGTaggagagtgcatgaactgaTTGGCTAGGTTAACTGAATATGAGATATCATGCTAGTAATGGTGAGATAAATAAGTTTCCCAACCATTCGCTGATAAACACTAGGGTCCAAGAGAGGTTCACCTTTTTCATGCCACTGAAGTTTGCTAGCCAGGGGTGTCAGAGCTAGTTTACATTCCATCATGTTAGCTTCATCTAGAAGATTGAGAACATACTTTCTTTGATTCAAGAACAATTCTTttgaagaggtagccacctcaattccaagaaagtatttcaagggCCCCAAGTCTTTAATGGCAAATTTTTGGTGAAGTGACTGCTTAAGCGTCTTAATTTCACTTATATTGTCACCTGTAATAATTAGGTCGTCAACATATATAAGCACAACCAATTTGCCAGCAATACTACTtcgaacaaataaaaaagagtcAGCACGACTCCTTTTGAATCATGCAGCTTCAAGGACTGAACTAAGCTTCGAATAGCAAGCTCGAGGGGAttgtttgagaccatatatGGCTTTGTGAAGTCTGCAGACCTTGTTGGGTTCATTTTCTCTTGGATGACCAGGAGGCAACTTcatgtacacttcttcttcaagatccccatgaagaaatgcattcttcacatctaTTTGGAATAAGGCCCATGCATTATTGACTACCACAGACAACAATACCCTCACTGTGTTTATTTTGGCAACATGAGCAAAGGTCTCCTTATAGTCAATgccataggtttgagtaaaGCCTTAAGCTACTAACCGTGCTTTGTGTCTTTCAATGCTTCGATTGGAGTTGAATTTGGTCTTATATATCCACTTACTTCCCACGACCCTCTTGCCATTTGGAAGATCCACCACACTCTATGTCTGGTTGTCATTCAGAGCTTGAAGCTCTTTAGTCATAGCATCTTGCCACTCAGGCATGCATGTGGCTTTATGAAAATTCCTTGGTTCGAAAGTGTGGGATACTTTGTTAAGGAAAGAAGTATGAGAATATGAGAATCTGTGATAAGAAATGGCTGCAGAGATAGGATGCCTTGCAGTGTAAGTAACATACTCCCATAACATCACTGGTGGATGTCTATCTCGTGTAGGATTTCTTCTTAGTTCACTTATAGCTTGCTGATTTGGTTGAGCTTCTGATGGTCTAGAGGAGCTTGGCACTACATCAATTACACTCTCAGTAAGTTAAGAATTATCAGTGTTGATATGAGCATGAGTGACTTCATGAATTTCTGCTGGAATAGGTAGTGGAAATAAGTCCATAAGATCTTCCATATTAGCATTAGTCTCCAACCCTTTGTGGAAATAAGGTGAATATTCATCAAATCGCACATCTCTAGAGACTGCCAGCTTCCCCGTGTTAGGGTTGTACACTTTGTAACCCTTTTGAGAACTGGCGTATCCCATaaacacacatttggcagcttgAGGGTTGAGTTTGTCATGATGGAGAGCTTGAATGTACACATAACAAGTACAACCAAAGGTCATGAGGTGAGACAAGTTTATAAGTCTACCCTTCATGACTTCAAAAGGATATTTAGTATTCAACACCCGAGTTGGCAGACTATTAATGATGTACGTGGCAGTGAGTAGGGCTTAAGACCAAAATTTCTTAGGAACATTCATTTTGATCATAAGTGATCGAGTCTTCTCCAATAAGTCTCGATTCTTTCTCTCTGCCACACCATTTTATTGTGGTGTACCAACACAGCTAGTTTGATGCAAAATGCCATGATTGCTCAAGTAATTACTCATGTTATTGGAAGTGTACTCGGTACCATTATCTGATCTTAACATATATAActtagatgaaaattgattggtgATTAGGTTGCGAAAGTCCTTAAGAGCATcaaacaaatcacttttaagttttaaaagataCAACCAGGTTACTTTAGAATAGTTATCAATAAATGTAACATAATATCTATACCCATCAAAGGATTCTACACGAGAAGGACCCCAAATATCAGAGTGAACAAGCTCAAAAAGTTTACTAGTTCTAGAATTAGAGGAAACAAAAGGAAGTCTAGTGGCTTTTGACATTTAACAAGTTTCACACTCcagtgtgtttttacaaaaaaaatggaaacaacTTGGTCATCACATGTTCTAGGGGATGGGCAAGGCGTTGATGCCACAGTTGGTGTTCCTGAACTTGACTTGAGTTGACACTGagctttttgacaaaattagaCTCCTTTGAGAGATAGTAGAGTCTATTCAAGAAGaacccttcaccaatcttcttTGAGTAACACggtcctgaaacacaacattgtgAGGGGAAATATGGCAAGATAGTCtaaggtttttgtgatttttcctaTTGAAAAGagctgaaaaggaaaagaaggtacATAGAGAGCAGTAGAATCAGTATGCTCACTTAGCAATCTATTCTATCCTTTCCCTAGAATAGGTTCCCCTTTCCTATTTGCAACAGATACATGAATTGGAT includes the following:
- the LOC126598667 gene encoding F-box protein At2g26850-like, with product MLYLLISFVSFILLSKSFTHHKPMLQTWENNLRLISLKFWSGSSSFLQKNWISLQPITSKLKKMVTSGSNVEGQREERETSLSLLDLPDLALGCILEKLPPSGLFSMAAVCSSLRESCKSDHLWDNHMKHKWGTLIGPAAYRQWQLHVASRNRTRHYCLKTRKKGLMESLAAIILPSTWTTLPQSVTCVCNCKVKGSSHSLPVHSIMSLYLSLESGKFWFPAQVYNREHGNLGFLLSCYDAQLRYDSRTNTFQARYSPYGRRVVEENIPWDRLRAAPVDTPPYKLHVSDCLHDLKPGDHIEIQWRRNNEFPYGWWYGVIGHLELCNGNVNHCRCHYNDIVVLEFRQHTPGSRWRQMMINRKDNREEGNEADGFYGGVRKLYNDEEIARWKRLWPSQVLE